The DNA window TTTTACCAAATAAAAGTTCTTGTTGTGTAAATGCCAGATAAAGTATACCTAAAACAGGAATTATAAAAAGAAAAATCCAGAGAATAGATTTATTGAACTTGTAATCTTTATCTGTATTTTCAGAAACTGATGACTTCTCTGTACTACTTATATCAGAAAGCTTGATCTCTTCCAAACCATAATAATCCGGATGATTAGATTCTAATCTATTCCCTTTGAAGTGTGTCACTCCATCTTCGATGAAAATCGACCCCAAATTCTGAATTTCTAAAGTCTGGTCTGCCTGAAGTTTCTTTTTCCAAAAATCAGTCTGAATCTGTAATTCACTTTGAGCAGATTCCTGTGAAATTTGTTTTTGATTACTTATAAAAGATATCAATTCATCAGATTCCACCTCATAATCTGATGCAAATGCAATCTGACTGGAGGGAGGAAGTATACTTCCATTTTCTGAATTAATAATCGCTTTAGAGTTTTCCAAAGAAAACACACCAAAAGCCGGAACTGTAACAGTACCAAATTGTTTCAGATATTCTAGAATGTAAGCAGAAATATTCATTTGGCAGCAAATTTATAACTTTTTCAGGACTTTTTATGACATTTATTTGCATAAAAAAAGACTGCCATAACAGTCTTAAAATGTATAATTTCAGGTTTAAATTCGTTTTTTAAACATTTGGAAATAAATACCTCTTATTTTTGTAATATCGTTATTGAATTTTCCAACTTATTCCAAACATAAAATTAGTTCCTGCCTGTGAAAAATAGTAAGGCTCTCCACCATACACAGCTCCATTGTTTACGTATTTCTTATTAAAAATATTATTCACCAGTAGCTTTAAAGCAATATCGTTATTGGCAATTTTGAATTCATACTGTGCATTAAAGTCAGTAAGAAGATAGTCTTTAAGCTGCAAATTTTTATCTTCTGTATTATCAAGATACTGTTTCCCTACATATTGATTCATCAAAGAAAACTGGAAATTTTTATTAGGATTAAATTTCAATCCTAAGTTGGCAACAATGTCCGGTGAGAATGAAATCTGTGTATTTCCCAACTCCTTAACCAACGTTTCATTTTCTATTTTAAAATCCTGATTTCTATTTTGGCTCACACTCACATTACCTGAAACTTCCCATTGTTTTGAAAGTTTTGCTACTGCCCCCACTTCAATTCCTCTTCTATAACTTTCACCAGAATTTGTTCTTATAAATGCACCAACGTTATTAAGCTCACCATTTAGAACCAACTGATTTACATAATACATATAATACAAGTTAGCAGTCAACGAAACAATTCCTAACTGCTTTTCAAATCCTGCCTCAAAATCATGAAGCTTTTCTGCTTTTACATCATTATTAGCGATAAGATCATCCCTATTCGGTTCACGTTGAGCATGGGCATATGATAAGAATATTTTCCCATTTCCAATTCTATAATTTACACCGGCTTTTGGATTAAAGAACAACCAATTCTTCTTTAGATTAGCACCTTCATTATCACCAGCCAATATAATTTTTGTGTCATAGTCTATATTTCTAAGCTGTAGATCTCCGAAAAACTCAAAGTCATTTATTTTATACAAAGCCTTAGCAAATCCAGCCACTTCATTTTTTACAGATCGTCCCCTGTAGTATTCGTGTTCATTAATAGGATAAAAAACTCCGGTTACATTACCATAATGTCTTCCATAATATTGATTTCCAACTACTCCAAAATTAAGATCAAGGTTTTCATACTTTCCGTAAAGCGTTGAAACAATTCCGTAAAAGTCATTATTCAGCCATTTTTTCCTGATAAAGTCAGAATCTTTTATTAGCTCTCCTTCATCAAGGATATCCGGCAAGTTATATGTTGAAAAAGGATCCCCCTGTTTGTAGTTTTCATAATACCCTTTTCCTTTCGTATAATGTAAAGTAGTTTCTAAATTCCAGTGATCATTAAACCTTTGTTCCCAAAGTAATTGATAATGATTCTGTCTGTAATTATCTGTTTCATTATTATAAAAACCGGTGATATTCCCATCTGTTCCGTAGATTGCTCCTGAATAATTGAATTTAGGATCTGTTTCCCAGGTCTTTCTGTCTATTCCGTTCCAGGCCTGATAGGTTTTTTCTTTCCCACCAAAAGCCATTAAACGAATTCTTGTTTTACCTTCCTCAAATAAAGCAGTGAAATTATAGGAATCCAATCTAGATGAAGCTCTATCAATATATCCATCAGAACTAATGTGCGTGTATCTTCCCATTAGAGAAAGACGGTTGTTCCAGAATTTTCCAGAACCAACTTCCGCTGAATATTTATAAGTACTGAATGATCCATAGCTATCATCAGTTTTTACATAGAACTTATCATCCGGATCTTTAGAGATCACATTAATACTTGCTCCAAAGGCTGAAACTCCATTGTTTGATGTCCCTACTCCTCTTTGAATAATGATCTGTGAAGCAGAACTCGTTAAATCAGGAACATTCACAAAAAAGGTCCCCTGACTTTCGGAGTCATTGAAAGGAACTCCATTCATCATCACATTGATTCCTCTACCAGCAACCCCACGAATTCTAAATCCGGTATATCCAACTCCATTTCCAGCATCTGAAGTAGATATAACAGAAGTCTGATTTTTTAAAAGTATAGGTAGATCCTGACCTAGATTTCGACTATCAAGATCTTTCTGAACATTAATAATTTCTTTAGCAACAGGAAGTCTTTTGGTGAAGTTGACAGCCTCAATTTCCTTAATTTTTATGGTGTCTGTTTTTTGGGCTTGTACAAAACCCAACGAGCTTGCAGTAAGCCCTAAAAAAAGTAATCCTTTCATTCTATAAATTTTAAAATTTAATGAATAAAAGGGGATCAATAAGATATTATACATTTCCGACATTTAGTCGAAGCGTCCCTAAACAGCATTACCTGTTCCAGGTTCATTGGGTATAATCTCAGCCTGTAAAAGCACCCCTTTATTTCAGCCGCAAAATTACAAAAAATATATGAGACGAGAAACGGGGTTCTAGATTCAGCTAACTGGCTCCATTTGCGAGATTCAGGAGCAGGGCTTCGAGTTAAGAATAGTCAACATTTACGAATAATTCACGTTTTTGAAATATTCTTTTCCCAGATCGAATAACAGGCACAAATATTTTACACCTCGCCCCTTATCTAATATGCTTTGTTCTTTGAATCAATATAATAGTAGTTGATTCCATCTTTGGTTACTTCAAACATTTTCCCCAATTTCCAACTGAAGTTTCGCTTGATATTAGAATACTCAAAAGGAATGACCACTTTATTATGAACATCGATCACTCCAAATCTGTCATTATGAGATGCTACGATCATAGGGTCTGAAACATCATCCCCTTCCATGATATGAAGATATTCATACTGAGGATAGATCTGATAATCTCTATAATCGGCTGCGTTTACGAATTTTGAAGGTTCAATAATTCCATAGAAGCCATTCAAAATATAAGCCTGATATTGCTGTTGTTTAAATTCAGTTTTACATTTTCCCAAATCTGGATTTTTGTATTGGTAAACTCTTTTACCGGACTGATCTATTCTGTAGGAAATCAGATCTTTTTCAACAGTAGCATAATCTTTTGTTCCAAACTTTCTGATTTTTTCATTAGGAGAGTACAAAAGATTGCAGTCTTCAGCAAAAAATACGGCAATATGATATTCAGGTTGAATAATAAATTTTCCTTTTTGATTAATATATCCGAATTTTCCATCCTTCTTTTGAGGAATCAGGACAGGAATATCTTCATTAATAAATACCAGATCAGGATTAATTTTAGGTTGAGCTACTTTTTTCTGAACCGTTTTTGAAGTTTTTTTAACCTGATATTTTTTCACAGATTTTGTTTGGGAAAAAACAAAAACCGAAATAAAGAGGGATAGAAGACTTATTGTGTTTTTCACTTTCATCATTTTTTTGCAAAAGTACAGCCAAAATAGAAAATATAAAAATCATATTTATAAAGAATCTAAATAATTACACCCTGATAAAATATTAAAAATTCGTAATTTTGGGAACATTTTTAATTGTTTGATAATTTTAAAACGTATTGAGATCGAACTTTTGACACTAACATGATCAAAAAAGTATCCGAACGTTACCCGGAAAGAGTTTTTTGCGGCAAGAAAGATTACAGGTAAGCTACTTACACTTTTCAGACAAGGCCCTTTTATAATCACTTTTGGGACGGAATTATTATCTCACATTTTTAAAAGAGGTATAGATTATGCTGATTTTACTTCAGTCCATCTTGCATATCAAGATTCGACAGCTCAAATGGTATTATTGTAGTTTATACAGACTGGCAAAAAATGTGGCAGTACTACGAACTGCGTTATAAATTTACCTTTAACATTGAAAAAGAGACTTCTATTATGAATATTTATAAGGATTACATCAAAGAGATTGAAGAAAGAAAAAACCAGGGGCTTAATCCAAAGCCAATTGATGGTGCTGAATTACTAAGTGAAATTATCACACAAATTAAAGATTCAGGTAATGCAGATCGATCGGAGTCTCTTAAATTTTTCATTTATAACACCTTACCCGGAACGACAAGTGCAGCGGGAGTGAAAGCTAAATTTTTAAAAGAAATTATTCTGGGTGAATCTCTAATAGATGAGATCTCACCAGCTTATGCTTTTGAGTTGTTATCTCATATGAAAGGTGGCCCTTCAATTGAAGTGTTGCTGGATCTGGCTTTGGGTAATGATATATCTATTGCCAAAGAAGCGGCAAACGTTCTTAAAACACAGGTTTTCCTTTATGATGCTGATACAAATCGTTTAAAGGAAGCATTCAATTGCGGTAATGAAATCGCAAAAGAAATTATTGAAAGCTATGCACAAGCAGAGTTTTTCACTAAACTACCGGAAGTTGCTGAAGAGATTAAAGTAGTGACATTTATTGCTGGTGAAGGGGATATTTCAACTGACTTACTTTCTCCGGGTAATCAGGCTCACTCAAGATCAGACCGTGAACTTCACGGTAAATGTATGATTACTCCTCAAGCGCAGGATGAAATTAAAGCATTACAGGCACAACATCCTGACAAAAGTGTGATGTTGATTGCAGAGAGAGGAACAATGGGTGTAGGCTCATCAAGAATGTCAGGGGTAAACAACGTAGCTTTATGGACTGGTAAACAAGCAAGCCCATATATCCCATTCGTAAACATAGCTCCAATTGTAGGAGGAACAAACGGTATTTCTCCAATTTTCCTTACAACTGTTGATGTTACAGGAGGTATTGGTATTGACCTTAAAAACTGGGTAAAAAAACTGGATGCAGATGGCAACCCGATCCGTAATGAAAATGGAGAACCCATCCTTGAGGAAACTTATTCTGTAGCTACAGGAACTGTTCTTACCATTAATACAAAGACAAAAAAACTTTATAATGGTGATCAAGAGCTGATTGACATTTCTAAGGCATTCACTCCACAGAAAGTTGAATTTATAAAAGCTGGTGGATCATACGCTATCGTATTTGGTAAAAAACTTCAGACATTTGCAGCAAAACTTCTAGGAATAGAAACACCCCTTGTTTTTGCTTCGTCAAAAGAAATTTCTCATGAGGGACAGGGTCTTACAGCAGTAGAAAAAATATTCAACAGAAATGCAGTAGGTACAACACCAGGAAAAGTGTTACACGCAGGTTCAGATGTTCGTGTAGAAGTTAATATCGTTGGTTCACAGGACACAACTGGTCTTATGACTTCTCAGGAATTGGAATCAATGGCGGCTACAGTAATTTCCCCAATTGTTGATGGTGCATACCAATCAGGTTGTCACACCGCTTCAGTATGGGACAAAAAAGCTCAGGCCAACATTCCAAAATTAATGAAATTCATGAACGATTTCGGTTTGATCACAGCTCGTGACCCGAAAGGTGAATATCACGCTATGACTGACGTGATTCACAAAGTTCTTAATGATATAACAATCGATGAGTGGGCAATCATTATTGGTGGTGACTCACACACAAGAATGTCCAAAGGTGTTGCTTTTGGAGCAGATTCAGGAACAGTTGCTCTTGCACTCGCTACAGGTGAGGCTTCTATGCCAATTCCCGAATCTGTTAAGGTAACATTCAAAGGAAACATGAAGGAGCATATGGATTTCCGTGATGTGGTTCATGCAACACAAGCTCAAATGCTTAAACAGTTTGGAGGAGAGAATGTATTCCAGGGAAGAATCATCGAGGTTCACATTGGAACGCTTCCTGCTGACCAGGCATTCACATTTACAGACTGGACTGCCGAAATGAAGGCAAAAGCTTCTATCAATATTTCTGAAGATAGCACCCTAATTGAATCATTGGAAATTGCAAAAGGCAGAATCCAGATCATGATTGACAAAGGCATGGATAATCATAATCAGGTTCTTCAGGGATTAATTAACAAAGCTGACAAGAGAATCGCTGAAATCAGATCAGGTGAAAAACCGGCTCTAACTCCAGATGCAAATGCTAAGTATTATGCTGAAGTGGTTGTTGATCTTGATGTGATTATAGAACCAATGATTGCCGATCCTGATGTAAACAATGATGATGTTTCTAAACGATACACCCATGATACGATCAGAGCGCTTTCTTTTTATGGAGGAGAGAAAAAAGTAGATCTTGGTTTTGTTGGATCTTGTATGGTTCACAAAGGAGATTTGAAAATTGTTTCTCAAATGCTTAAAAATATTGAAAGACAGCAAGGCAAAGTTGAGTTTAATGCTCCACTTGTTGTAGCTGCACCAACATACAACATCATCGATGAATTAAAAGCAGAAGGAGACTGGGAGTTTTTAGAAAAATACTCTGGCTTCGAATTTGATGATAATACTCCTAAAGGCGAGGCTCGTGTTGAATATAAAAACATGATGTATCTTGAACGCCCCGGATGTAACCTTTGTATGGGTAATCAGGAAAAAGCGGCTAAAGGAGATACTGTATTAGCGACTTCTACCCGTCTTTTCCAAGGAAGAGTAGTTGAAGATTCTGAGCGTAAAAAAGGAGAATCTCTACTTGCATCAACTCCGGTTGTTGTTCTATCTGCTATCATTGGAAGAATTCCTAACATAGACGAATATAAAGCTGCAGTTGAGGGCATTGACCTGACTAAGTTTGTACCCCCTATTAAAGAACTGGTTCAGGTTGGTCATTAACAGCATTAAATGACAAGTCAAAAGACTGTTTTACATTATATAAGAAAGATTTTAATCCATTGGATTTGAAATCTTTCTTTTTTTATTTAGAACCTTTCCATTTAAGAGTCAGTAGAATTATTTTAACCTATGTCAACGGCTCAAAAATTATTTTTTCCTTAACTTGATAGGTATTAAAAATATTAATGATTCATCTTATTTATACCATTTTTAAATGGTAGGAATAGAATTTGATGAGTACATTTGAGGAATTTCTGCTCCTAATTTTAAATTTTTTAAATTAAAGTCCGGAAAAAATTATTGAAAAAGAAAAATTAAAATAGATATGACTTTCGACATTGATATGATTAAAAAGGTGTACGAGCGCTACCCCGAGAGAATTGCTGCGGCAAGACAAATCGTGGCAAAACCTCTTACGCTATCTGAAAAAATATTATACACCCACCTTTGGGAAGGAAATGCAACACAAGCACATGAAAGGGGAAATTCTTATGTAGATTTCGCTCCAGACAGAGTAGCCATGCAGGATGCAACAGCGCAGATGGCACTTTTACAATTCATGCAGGCTGGAAAAGCTAAAGTGGCTGTTCCTTCAACTGCTCATGCCGATCACCTGATCCAGGCAAGAGTAGGTGCAGAATCAGATTTACAGGAAGGTATCAACAAAAACTCTGAAGTTTTCAATTTCCTGAGTTCTGTTTGTGATAAATATGGAATTGGCTTCTGGAAGCCGGGAGCTGGTATCATTCACCAGGTTGTATTGGAGAACTATGCTTTCCCTGGAGGTATGATGATCGGTACGGACTCTCATACGGTAAATGCAGGAGGCCTTGGTATGGTAGCCATCGGAGTAGGTGGTGCTGATGCGGTAGATGTAATGGCAGGAATGGCTTGGGAACTTAAAATGCCTAAATTGATCGGTATCAAATTAACCGGTAAAATGAGTGGCTGGACTTCTGCAAAAGATGTGATCTTAAAAGTGGCAGGAATCCTTACCGTAAAAGGGGGAACAGGATGTATCGTAGAATATTTCGGAGAAGGAGCAGAATCTCTTTCAGCAACAGGTAAAGGAACCATCTGTAACATGGGTGCTGAAATCGGAGCGACTACTTCTACTTTCGGATATGATGATTCAATGAGAAGATACTTGGCAGCAACAGGAAGACAAGATGTAGTAGATGCGGCTGACAAAATTGCAGAACACCTAACTGGTGATGCTGAAGTATATGCAAACCCTGAACAATATTTTGACCAAGTAATCGAAATTAACCTTTCAGAACTGGCACCTCACTTAAACGGACCTTTTACTCCAGATTTAGCAACTCCTGTTTCTGAATTCAGAGCTAAAGCTGAAGCTAACGGATGGCCATTAGAAGTTGAATGGGCTCTTATCGGTTCTTGTACCAACTCTTCTTACGAAGATTTATCAAGAGCTGCTTCTATCGTTGAAGATGCGGTAGCAAAAGGAGTAAAACCAAAAGCAATCTTAGGAATCAACCCTGGATCCGAGCAAGTGAAATTCACAGCAGAAAGAGATGGTTTCTTAGATTCTTTCAGAAAATTTGAAAACACGAGAATCTTTACGAACGCTTGTGGGCCTTGTATCGGACAATGGGACAGAGAAGGTGCTGATAAAGGAGAGAAAAACTCAATCATCCACTCTTTCAACAGAAACTTTGCAAAGAGAGCAGATGGTAATCCAAATACTCATGCTTTCGTAGCTTCTCCAGAAATGGTAGCAGCAGTAGCAATTTCAGGAAGATTAGACTTTAACCCTATTACAGATACATTAACTGCAGAAAACGGTGATCAGGTAAGACTTGACGAGCCAAAAGGATCTGAATTACCGGCTAAAGGATTTGCTGTAGATGACAACGGTTACCAGGCTCCATCTGAAGATGGTTCGTCCGTAGTAGTAAAGGTAAGCCCTACATCTGATAGACTTCAATTGCTGGAAGAATTCCCAGCTTGGGATGGTAAAAACATTACCGGAGCTAAAATTCTAATTAAAGCTTTCGGAAAATGTACAACCGACCATATTTCTATGGCTGGGCCATGGTTGAAATATAGAGGTCACCTTGATAACATTTCAAATAACATGTTGATTGGAGCTGTCAATGCTTACAACATGGAAACGAATCATGTTAAAAATGAATTAACAGGTGAATTTGGTGAAGTTCCTGCTGTACAGAGAGCTTATAAAGCTGCTGGAATTCCTACGATTGTAGTAGGAGATCAAAATTATGGTGAAGGTTCATCAAGAGAGCATGCCGCAATGGAACCAAGACATCTTGGTGTAAAAGCAGTATTGGTAAAATCATTTGCACGAATCCACGAAACGAATCTTAAAAAACAAGGTATGTTAGGGTTAACATTTGCTAATGAAGCTGATTATGATAAAATCTTAGAAGATGATACTGTTAACTTCTTAGATCTTGATCAGTTTGCCCCAGAAAAACAGCTTACACTAGAATTTGTACATGCTGATGGAACAAAAGACATTATTATGGCAAACCATACGTACAATGCTCAACAAATTGACTGGTTCAAAGCAGGTTCTGCGCTAAACCTTATCAAGAAACAGGAAAACTAAATAAATTTTAGTTCTATATAATTAAAGCCTCGCAAATGCGAGGCTTTTTCTTTTCCAGTTTGGATTATATTATTAAAATTTAAATTCAACTCTTGCGAATAAAAATCTCCCACCAATACCATATTGGGAAACCTGTCTCGAATAAACAAACTGATTATCTGCAGTTAAAGAATTGATAAGAGGATTTTTAGAAGGCATAACATTGAATATATTATTACTTCCTATTGTTGCTGAAACATTTTTATTAAAATCATATCCAACAGAAAGATCGGTTACAAAGCGATTATTCAATACAAAATGTTCCTGTTTACCTACAACTCCATCAAAGTTAGCATCCAAAACATCAGCATCTGTTACCTTACCAAAGAAAGAATTTCTTACCAGAACATTAAAGGCAGAAAATTTTAGAGCATTCGAAAGAGTAGCTTTTACACGAGGAACTGCTTCTTCAAAATACACTCTGTTAGGCTCTGAAAAATAACTATCAATTTGACTTACTAACTTGGGAGACGCATGGATCTCACCAATCCTTTTGGTCTGATTAAGATTGAAACCAAAATAGTTTTCCAGGCTAATTCCAGAACCTAATCTCGTGGTCTGTGAAATAGTAAGATCAAGTCCTTTTGTTTGCGAATCAACTGCATTAGCAAAGAAATTAGCAGCGCTCGCCCTGGCAAGATCAAAAGCATTTTGAAGAACAGCTTGGTCAGATCCCGGAGCGAAAGTTCCATCCGGTCGCGAAAACAAGTCAGTTAATACCACTCTGTCTTTAATTTTAATATAATAGACATCTGCTGTAACGACCAAATTCAGTTTCGGAACTTTCCAAGTAAGCCCAGTACTATAAGATTGGGAAGTTTCCTGTTTCAATTTTGGAATTCCCAAAGCCTGTGCCGCTTCAGAATTATTTCTAAAGGTTCCCACCTGTGTAGTCTGTCCCTGCTGAATCAACGTAGATGTTGAACTATAATAAATCTGAGCCAATGATGGTGCTCTAAAACCTGTAGATACAGCGCCTCTCCAATTGAAATTATCAACCAATCTTACATTGGTCGCAAATTTATAATTGAATGTTGATCCAAAATCTGAATAATTCTCATATCGTAATGCTCCTTCTACCAACCACCAATCAGTTGGCTCCAGTTCAACATCCAAATATCCCGCAACACTATTTCTATTACCAGAAACTGCATTATCAGGGCTGAAACCCGGAAATACCTGTGAACCGGCAGGTCTGGTATTTCCAAAAAAATCGGTTACCAACTCATTTTTAGGAGTATTGACTGTTACTACATTTCCAAAAATATCATAAGAAGCATAAGAGTTTTCTTTACCCGCATTCACTTTATAATTTTCGTAACGGTACTCTCCTCCAAAAGCTATGTTTAGCCCATGTAGTACATCATATTTTTTTGAGAAATCAAGATTAAGTGTGTTCTGTAAAAACTCTAAACCTCCGGCATCAAAACTTCTTGGAGAGTTACTAACCAGGGAAGAATTAAAAGTATTTACTACTCCGAAATTGAATATGTTTTTACCAAAAGTATTGCTTAGGTCTACATTCCAGCCATTCCATTTTCCTTTAATTCCAGCTGCATAAGAATAGTCATTAATGGTTGCTTCAATCTGTGGTAAATATCCGTTAGGGGTAATAAAATTGATATTCCTTTCCGTATTTGGTAAACGGAAAAAACCACCCGCATTTCCTAACCTGTAGCTATAACCACCAAAAGAATAAACTTTCCAGTCATCATTAATAGGAACTTCTGAATTATAGTACACCTGTGCCGACTGCAGTTTCGATTGTCCAGCTCTGATACTGAAATCTTTTCGTTCTAATCCTCTGTAAGCAAGTTCATCATTAGTAACGTCTCCACCCAGTAATCCCTGTAATGTTGAAATACTATTTGCATTTGAAATTTGCGACTGTAAATCAGATGAAAAGTAATTTACTTTTGTTGCATATTGCTTGATCGCATTGATAATCTGTTGGTTATTAGGTGTATTACCAATATTTTTATACAATCCATCAATGTCCACTCCATCTTGTGCTGCTCTATAGTTAATGGCATTATAGGCATTGTAAATATCACCATTTCTCACCCCTGCTCTTGAATAAGGATCCCGATATTGCGTTGATGTGGTAATATTAAAAAAACCTTGTTTCCCCAATTTAAAACCATAATTAAGATCTAAGGAAATGGTTTCTCCATCCAAGCCTCCCGAAAAATTATTGGTAACAGGTGAAGCATATCCACCCAAAAATAGTTGACCAGAAAAACCTAATCTCTTTTTAAGACCTAAATTGACAACTCCGGCAATCGCATCGGAACCATATTGTGCAGAAGCACCGTCTCTTAATACTTCGATTTTATCCAATGCAAAAGCAGGAATAGCATTAAGGTCTGTTCCTACAGAACCTCTTCCAGGTGTAAGGGTAACGTTAATCAGTGAAGATTGGTGTCTTCTTTTTCCATTAAATAAGACTAAAACCTGATCCGGTCCTAACCCTCTTAGTTGTGCCGGATCGACAAAATCGGTTCCATCATTCACAGTATGTGATGTAGAAGAAAAAGAAGGGACTATATAGTTTAAGGCCTGACTTATATTATTAACCGGACTTTGTTTCAATATTTTTGAAATATTAATAACATCTACCGGAACGGGTGTATCTGTTAGTGATCTACCAGATCCTCTGGATCCAAGTAGAACCACCTCGTCTATTTTCTTAGATTTTATAGTATCTGATTGTGCGTAGTAAAATGTCGAAATAAGGGTGGCTGAAGTGATGATACTTCTGTGTTTAAAATTGCGCATGTGTTTTATCTTTTTTGTATTAATGATTGTCTGCTTAAAGCTTTTAAGCAATAGAAATTCCTAACCCTGCAAGTACAAGGCTAAAAAAGGAAATGATAAACGGTTTTATTAGTTAATAGAAACTAAAGGAAGCTAAGAACAGCAACACATACACATCGAATAATGATATGCATATTGATAGAAATAATGAAGCTTCGCTTCAGTATTCAAAAGACAAAAAGTCAAATTTGTTGTGGTGTCATTTCCCGTGTTCTTAAACATTGATTTATACTTTAAAACAAAAATTATAAGATGGGAAGAATAGAGTAAACATTTTTTCCGAAACTGAGTCGGCTTATCTATTTCAGCACCTTGCTTGTTTTGCAGGTTGCTATCCCATCTATGAGATTCTTGATAATTATGGGGCAAAGATATAACTATTTTGCAAATAAAAAAATAATTCACGGAAAAATTACATTAATCGCAAAATCAATCCAAGTCCTTAGAGTCTATAATTTAATGTATTCTTGGCACATTTAGGGAAATATCATATGATACAAGAAAAGAATCTTGTAACAAAATTTACTTTTACGCGTCTAACCAAGTAGTAGTAAAAAAACATTATGAAAAAAATTATACTCGTTTTATCTTTTCTAGGTATTACAGTTATACATGCACAGGAAAAGACCAATAATCAGGTAAAGGAAAAGCAAATTGAAGAGGTTGTAATGACCAAAACTAAAAAAGCCGTTGAACAGAAAGCAGACCGAACAATTTTCGATTTCTCTGAGCAACCTCAGCTTAATAACGGGAATGTATTAGAAGGAATCAAAAAACTTCCAGGGCTTGTTTCAACAGATATTGCAGGAATGATGTATCAGGGAAAAATACTTGATGTCTATCTTAATGGGCGTCCCTTGAATATTACGTCCAATGA is part of the Chryseobacterium paludis genome and encodes:
- a CDS encoding aconitate hydratase, giving the protein MTFDIDMIKKVYERYPERIAAARQIVAKPLTLSEKILYTHLWEGNATQAHERGNSYVDFAPDRVAMQDATAQMALLQFMQAGKAKVAVPSTAHADHLIQARVGAESDLQEGINKNSEVFNFLSSVCDKYGIGFWKPGAGIIHQVVLENYAFPGGMMIGTDSHTVNAGGLGMVAIGVGGADAVDVMAGMAWELKMPKLIGIKLTGKMSGWTSAKDVILKVAGILTVKGGTGCIVEYFGEGAESLSATGKGTICNMGAEIGATTSTFGYDDSMRRYLAATGRQDVVDAADKIAEHLTGDAEVYANPEQYFDQVIEINLSELAPHLNGPFTPDLATPVSEFRAKAEANGWPLEVEWALIGSCTNSSYEDLSRAASIVEDAVAKGVKPKAILGINPGSEQVKFTAERDGFLDSFRKFENTRIFTNACGPCIGQWDREGADKGEKNSIIHSFNRNFAKRADGNPNTHAFVASPEMVAAVAISGRLDFNPITDTLTAENGDQVRLDEPKGSELPAKGFAVDDNGYQAPSEDGSSVVVKVSPTSDRLQLLEEFPAWDGKNITGAKILIKAFGKCTTDHISMAGPWLKYRGHLDNISNNMLIGAVNAYNMETNHVKNELTGEFGEVPAVQRAYKAAGIPTIVVGDQNYGEGSSREHAAMEPRHLGVKAVLVKSFARIHETNLKKQGMLGLTFANEADYDKILEDDTVNFLDLDQFAPEKQLTLEFVHADGTKDIIMANHTYNAQQIDWFKAGSALNLIKKQEN
- a CDS encoding TonB-dependent receptor plug domain-containing protein, which translates into the protein MRNFKHRSIITSATLISTFYYAQSDTIKSKKIDEVVLLGSRGSGRSLTDTPVPVDVINISKILKQSPVNNISQALNYIVPSFSSTSHTVNDGTDFVDPAQLRGLGPDQVLVLFNGKRRHQSSLINVTLTPGRGSVGTDLNAIPAFALDKIEVLRDGASAQYGSDAIAGVVNLGLKKRLGFSGQLFLGGYASPVTNNFSGGLDGETISLDLNYGFKLGKQGFFNITTSTQYRDPYSRAGVRNGDIYNAYNAINYRAAQDGVDIDGLYKNIGNTPNNQQIINAIKQYATKVNYFSSDLQSQISNANSISTLQGLLGGDVTNDELAYRGLERKDFSIRAGQSKLQSAQVYYNSEVPINDDWKVYSFGGYSYRLGNAGGFFRLPNTERNINFITPNGYLPQIEATINDYSYAAGIKGKWNGWNVDLSNTFGKNIFNFGVVNTFNSSLVSNSPRSFDAGGLEFLQNTLNLDFSKKYDVLHGLNIAFGGEYRYENYKVNAGKENSYASYDIFGNVVTVNTPKNELVTDFFGNTRPAGSQVFPGFSPDNAVSGNRNSVAGYLDVELEPTDWWLVEGALRYENYSDFGSTFNYKFATNVRLVDNFNWRGAVSTGFRAPSLAQIYYSSTSTLIQQGQTTQVGTFRNNSEAAQALGIPKLKQETSQSYSTGLTWKVPKLNLVVTADVYYIKIKDRVVLTDLFSRPDGTFAPGSDQAVLQNAFDLARASAANFFANAVDSQTKGLDLTISQTTRLGSGISLENYFGFNLNQTKRIGEIHASPKLVSQIDSYFSEPNRVYFEEAVPRVKATLSNALKFSAFNVLVRNSFFGKVTDADVLDANFDGVVGKQEHFVLNNRFVTDLSVGYDFNKNVSATIGSNNIFNVMPSKNPLINSLTADNQFVYSRQVSQYGIGGRFLFARVEFKF